From a region of the Hypanus sabinus isolate sHypSab1 chromosome 2, sHypSab1.hap1, whole genome shotgun sequence genome:
- the synj2bp gene encoding synaptojanin-2-binding protein, with translation MCKKVRWRFPLVRGSGSAVAFGGFILPAGVSSGVGMSCTPYTTLTEEISLKRGASGLGFNIIGGTDYQPNCKDSAIYVSKIKPHGPADLDGRLKEQDQILAINGRELANVTHQEAVEIFRNSGDVVTLLVSKKVIKNNQSSKLTLSPVVMAVLGFTVLAMCIYVKYRRRL, from the exons ATGTGCAAGAAGGTTCGCTGGCGGTTTCCACTTGTGCGTGGCTCCGGCTCCGCGGTCGCGTTCGGTGGCTTTATTCTTCCTGCAGGCGTTTCCTCTGGTGTCGGCATGAGCTGTACGCCTTACACCACCCTGACTGAGGAAATTAGTCTGAAGCGAGGCGCTTCAG GGTTGGGATTCAATATTATTGGAGGAACAGATTACCAGCCCAATTGTAAGGACAGTGCAATCTACGTGAGCAAAATTAAACCTCATGGACCAGCAGATCTTGATGGACGGTTAAAGGAACAAGACCAAATCTTAGCA ATCAATGGGCGAGAGCTTGCCAATGTGACTCATCAGGAGGCGGTGGAAATATTTAGAAATTCTGGTGATGTGGTGACACTATTGGTTTCAAAAAAG GTAATCAAGAATAATCAAAGCAGCAAGTTAACTTTATCACCAGTAGTAATGGCAGTACTGGGTTTTACAGTGTTGGCAATGTGTATATATGTGAAATATCGCCGTAGGTTATGA